A portion of the Streptomyces sp. YPW6 genome contains these proteins:
- the bla gene encoding class A beta-lactamase gives MHHPRVRTAVAGLVAALSLVPLAACGQGGSTAPPSSAGPAASASASTAAKPYTGDFEELERTFDARLGVYAVDTGTGREVTHNDRARFAYNSTFKALQAAVVLQTYSLDGLDKRVTYTREDLVANSPVTEKHVDTGMTLKELCDASVRYSDNAAANLLFDHVGGPEGLDASLEKLGDDVTRMDREEPELSRWVPGEQRDTSTPRALAGDLRAFVLGKALRAPERAQLTTWLRTNTTGDAVIRAGVPEGWVVGDKTGTGSYYGARNDIAVVWPPDSAPIVIAILSHRGTKDAEPEDRLIAEAASVVVDTLSS, from the coding sequence ATGCATCACCCCCGCGTCAGGACCGCGGTCGCCGGTCTGGTCGCCGCGCTGTCGCTCGTACCGCTGGCGGCCTGCGGGCAGGGCGGCTCCACCGCGCCGCCCTCCTCCGCCGGGCCCGCCGCGAGCGCGTCGGCCTCCACCGCCGCGAAGCCGTACACCGGCGACTTCGAGGAGCTGGAGCGGACGTTCGACGCGCGGCTGGGCGTATACGCCGTCGACACCGGCACCGGGCGCGAGGTGACCCACAACGACCGGGCGCGCTTCGCCTACAACTCGACCTTCAAGGCGCTCCAGGCCGCCGTCGTGCTCCAGACCTACTCGCTGGACGGACTGGACAAGCGGGTGACGTACACCCGCGAGGACCTGGTCGCCAACTCTCCGGTGACGGAGAAGCACGTGGACACGGGCATGACGCTGAAGGAGTTGTGCGACGCCTCCGTGCGCTACAGCGACAACGCCGCGGCCAACCTGCTCTTCGACCACGTCGGCGGTCCCGAGGGCCTGGACGCATCGCTGGAGAAGCTCGGCGACGACGTCACGCGGATGGACCGGGAGGAGCCGGAGCTGAGCCGCTGGGTCCCCGGTGAACAGCGGGACACCTCCACGCCCCGGGCGCTGGCCGGGGATCTGCGCGCGTTCGTCCTGGGCAAGGCCCTGCGCGCACCCGAGCGGGCGCAGCTGACGACGTGGCTGCGGACCAACACCACGGGTGACGCGGTGATCAGGGCGGGTGTGCCCGAGGGATGGGTCGTGGGTGACAAGACCGGGACCGGCAGCTACTACGGGGCGCGCAACGACATCGCCGTGGTGTGGCCGCCGGACTCGGCACCCATCGTGATCGCCATCCTGTCGCACCGCGGCACGAAGGACGCGGAGCCGGAGGACCGGCTGATCGCCGAAGCGGCCTCCGTGGTCGTCGACACGCTGTCCTCCTGA